One window of Anaerolineales bacterium genomic DNA carries:
- the atpG gene encoding ATP synthase F1 subunit gamma encodes MASAREMRLRIKSVKNISQVTRALETVSASKVRKAINAVMATRSYATKAWQVLRHVAEQPGRDSLHPLLTRRATVNNTLAVVITGDRGLAGAYNSNVIRFTAQKFDRYHVPVKYIAVGRKGRDLLFRRRKDVIADFSNLPAAPNFDDVSAIGRLVVDEYNKGGVDEVFLVYTDFVNMGRQVATVKRLLPLELEGEGLVEDFGHKTNNSTSAAYEYEPDGRELLDTIIPRFTALQVYQAILESQASEHAARMIAMRNATDNAKELVGALQLVYNKVRQQTITNDILDIVGGAEALAAS; translated from the coding sequence ATGGCTTCCGCCCGCGAGATGCGGCTTCGCATCAAAAGCGTAAAGAACATTTCACAGGTCACGCGCGCGCTGGAAACGGTGAGCGCCAGCAAGGTCCGCAAGGCGATCAATGCGGTCATGGCGACCCGCTCCTACGCAACAAAAGCGTGGCAGGTCTTGCGTCATGTTGCCGAACAGCCGGGGCGCGACAGCCTGCATCCCCTGCTTACCCGGCGCGCTACGGTAAATAACACCTTGGCTGTGGTCATCACAGGCGACCGGGGATTGGCCGGCGCATATAACTCCAATGTGATCCGTTTTACCGCCCAGAAGTTCGATCGTTACCATGTCCCGGTCAAATACATTGCGGTCGGGCGCAAAGGCAGGGACCTGCTGTTCCGCCGCCGGAAGGATGTCATTGCGGACTTCAGCAATCTGCCCGCCGCACCGAACTTCGACGATGTCTCCGCCATCGGGCGGCTGGTCGTGGACGAATACAACAAAGGCGGCGTGGACGAAGTCTTTCTCGTCTACACCGACTTCGTCAACATGGGGCGGCAGGTCGCCACGGTGAAGAGACTTCTTCCACTTGAGCTCGAAGGCGAAGGGCTGGTGGAGGATTTCGGTCACAAAACGAACAATAGCACATCCGCGGCGTATGAATATGAACCGGACGGACGGGAGCTCCTGGATACGATCATCCCGCGATTCACTGCATTGCAGGTCTATCAGGCGATCCTCGAATCGCAGGCGAGCGAACATGCCGCCCGCATGATCGCCATGCGCAATGCGACCGATAACGCCAAGGAACTTGTCGGCGCGCTTCAACTGGTATACAACAAGGTTCGTCAGCAGACGATCACGAACGATATTTTGGATATTGTCGGCGGCGCGGAAGCGCTTGCCGCGAGCTAA
- a CDS encoding metal-dependent phosphohydrolase translates to MINWQELTIDMFVEQLRKAYHRSYGDIKGDYGNIACWVGRLSLENISNSDALYHDIDHTILVSLAGLAIIEGKHLREGGVSPRDWMRYMIAVLCHDIGYVKGVLRNDTAQRFSTGVDGNLVEISPDGTDVALTPYHVDRSKQFVRERFGAGLLDEMDGQVDAEKIAEYIEMTRFPSPKDPKYQDTKGLGGLVRAADFIGQLGDPDYFRKTPALFYEFEELGVNSKLGYKSPHDMRKNYAKFYWEQVNPYLQDALVYLRLTEDGKQWVANMHSHVFDSEHVYK, encoded by the coding sequence ATGATCAACTGGCAGGAATTGACCATCGATATGTTCGTGGAGCAATTGCGCAAGGCATATCACCGCTCATATGGCGACATCAAGGGGGATTACGGGAATATCGCCTGCTGGGTGGGCAGGCTTTCGCTCGAAAACATCTCGAACTCGGACGCGCTCTATCACGACATCGACCATACGATCTTGGTTTCGCTGGCGGGGCTGGCGATCATCGAGGGGAAACATTTGCGCGAGGGCGGCGTTTCGCCGCGGGATTGGATGAGGTACATGATCGCCGTGCTGTGTCACGACATCGGTTATGTGAAGGGTGTGTTGAGGAACGATACGGCGCAGAGATTTTCGACCGGCGTGGATGGGAATCTCGTCGAGATTTCACCCGATGGAACGGATGTGGCTTTGACGCCTTATCATGTGGATCGGAGCAAACAATTTGTGCGCGAAAGATTCGGCGCGGGTTTGCTGGATGAAATGGACGGACAGGTGGATGCGGAGAAGATCGCGGAATATATCGAAATGACGCGCTTTCCTTCGCCGAAAGATCCGAAATATCAGGATACAAAAGGCTTGGGAGGGCTGGTGCGCGCCGCGGATTTCATCGGTCAATTGGGCGATCCCGATTACTTCCGCAAAACCCCGGCGCTGTTCTATGAGTTCGAAGAGTTGGGGGTCAATTCGAAACTCGGTTATAAATCCCCGCACGATATGCGCAAGAACTATGCCAAATTCTATTGGGAACAGGTCAATCCGTATTTGCAGGATGCGCTTGTGTACCTGCGCCTGACGGAGGACGGCAAACAATGGGTGGCGAACATGCATTCGCACGTCTTCGATTCCGAGCATGTTTACAAATAA
- the miaA gene encoding tRNA (adenosine(37)-N6)-dimethylallyltransferase MiaA: MPTKPPVVLIVGPTAVGKTELAIQLAERMNGEIVSVDSRLFYRGMDIGTAKPSKEEMARAPHHLVDIVDPDETLSLAIFQKMARGVIADIHERGRLPFLVGGTGQYIRSVTQGWNPPEVQPINRLRKVLEQLKEKRGKEWLHAKLQTLDPEAASAIDLRNARRTIRALEVIFTTGRKFSEQRTQSDSPYQLITIGLTRPREELYRRVDERIEEMFAKGLLEEVKGLVERGYSPSLPSMSAIGYGECVSVIRGSMTLDQAKVEMKRKTRIFVRRQANWFKESDPHIQWFHAERMDSPAEIEEFIRNSMKNKVL; encoded by the coding sequence ATGCCGACCAAACCTCCCGTCGTACTCATCGTCGGTCCCACCGCTGTCGGCAAAACCGAACTTGCCATTCAACTCGCAGAACGGATGAACGGCGAGATCGTTTCAGTCGATTCGCGCCTTTTTTACCGCGGAATGGATATTGGCACGGCAAAACCTTCAAAGGAGGAAATGGCACGGGCACCTCATCATTTGGTCGATATTGTTGATCCCGATGAGACGCTCAGCCTGGCTATCTTTCAAAAAATGGCAAGGGGTGTGATTGCGGACATTCATGAACGCGGCCGCTTACCCTTCCTGGTGGGTGGCACGGGGCAGTACATCCGCTCGGTAACTCAGGGATGGAATCCGCCAGAAGTACAACCGATTAATAGATTGAGGAAAGTTCTTGAACAGTTGAAGGAGAAAAGAGGAAAAGAGTGGCTACACGCCAAACTTCAAACTCTCGACCCTGAAGCAGCAAGCGCCATAGACCTGCGGAATGCACGGCGGACGATCCGCGCATTGGAGGTGATCTTCACGACCGGGAGGAAATTTTCGGAGCAACGCACCCAGAGCGATTCGCCATATCAACTCATCACAATCGGTCTGACCCGCCCGCGCGAGGAACTCTACCGCCGCGTGGATGAACGGATCGAGGAAATGTTCGCCAAGGGCTTGCTCGAGGAAGTAAAAGGTCTGGTCGAACGCGGCTACTCCCCTTCCCTGCCGAGCATGTCCGCTATCGGATATGGGGAATGCGTCAGCGTAATCCGAGGTTCGATGACGCTGGACCAAGCCAAAGTCGAAATGAAGCGAAAGACGCGTATCTTCGTCCGCAGGCAGGCAAATTGGTTCAAGGAATCCGATCCGCATATCCAGTGGTTCCATGCCGAACGGATGGACTCTCCGGCCGAGATCGAAGAATTCATCCGTAACTCGATGAAAAACAAAGTGTTGTAA
- the atpC gene encoding ATP synthase F1 subunit epsilon codes for MTIRCEIVSQDRTVFTGDVDIVVIPGAAGEMGILPKHAPVLTTLKYGVIKVRKGGREDIFTVAGGVAEIQPDIVTILADRGSENIEEIDIDRAEAARKRAEEYLAKGLPAELDRYEVMEAALRRANLRLDAVRRYRKPGAPRLPEI; via the coding sequence ATGACCATCCGTTGTGAGATCGTTTCGCAAGACCGCACTGTGTTCACCGGCGACGTGGACATTGTTGTGATTCCCGGCGCGGCGGGGGAGATGGGCATCCTGCCCAAACATGCCCCCGTCCTGACCACGCTCAAGTACGGAGTGATAAAGGTCCGCAAGGGCGGGCGGGAGGATATCTTCACGGTCGCGGGCGGAGTCGCCGAGATCCAGCCGGATATCGTCACCATTCTGGCAGACCGGGGTTCGGAAAATATCGAAGAGATCGACATCGACCGCGCGGAAGCCGCCAGGAAACGCGCCGAGGAATACCTGGCCAAGGGCCTGCCCGCCGAACTGGACCGTTACGAGGTCATGGAAGCCGCCCTGCGCCGCGCGAACCTGCGTCTCGATGCTGTGCGCCGTTACCGCAAGCCCGGCGCTCCGCGATTGCCGGAGATTTAA
- a CDS encoding rod shape-determining protein, whose translation MFSKDLGIDLGTMFTRIADNNNVLLEEPTIVAIAIEEQKMVAAGVEARDMLGKVPTETIEVARPLRNGVIADYEITETLLAYLLQRASGAMRIFRPRVMVTVPYGVTSVERRAVYEAVMEAGSREAFLIQQPLAAAIGIDLPINSPSGNMIISLGGGCTEAAVMAMYGIVSADTLRLGGIDLDEAIVNYVRRKYGVVIGQPTAEQLKLRIGAAVPQDTENSMEVQGQDQVTGLPRPVTLTTGEMVEALQEPLKQIVESGRKVLEKTPPELVSDIIDRGVALCGGGALLRGIDKLLTKSLGIPAYLVDNPLTCVVQGASKAFGMLNVIRRNLPQV comes from the coding sequence ATGTTCTCAAAAGACCTGGGCATCGACCTGGGTACCATGTTCACCCGCATTGCCGACAACAACAATGTGTTGCTGGAGGAGCCTACCATCGTCGCCATCGCGATCGAAGAGCAGAAGATGGTGGCGGCGGGAGTCGAAGCGCGTGACATGCTCGGCAAGGTGCCGACCGAAACCATCGAGGTGGCGCGTCCGCTCCGCAACGGTGTGATCGCGGATTACGAAATCACCGAGACCCTGCTTGCCTACCTGCTCCAGCGCGCCAGTGGGGCGATGCGAATCTTCCGCCCGCGCGTGATGGTCACTGTCCCATACGGCGTGACCAGTGTGGAGCGCAGGGCGGTTTACGAAGCAGTCATGGAAGCGGGGAGTCGCGAGGCGTTTCTCATCCAGCAGCCGCTTGCCGCCGCGATCGGGATCGACCTGCCCATCAACTCGCCTTCGGGAAATATGATCATCTCCCTTGGGGGCGGATGCACGGAAGCCGCGGTGATGGCGATGTACGGAATCGTCTCGGCAGATACTTTGCGGTTGGGTGGAATCGACCTGGACGAAGCCATTGTCAATTATGTGCGCCGAAAATACGGCGTGGTGATCGGTCAGCCCACCGCCGAACAGTTGAAGCTGCGCATCGGGGCGGCTGTTCCTCAAGACACAGAGAACAGCATGGAAGTGCAGGGACAGGACCAGGTCACTGGTTTGCCGCGCCCGGTCACGTTGACCACCGGCGAGATGGTGGAAGCCCTGCAGGAGCCGTTGAAGCAGATCGTCGAATCGGGGCGCAAAGTGCTGGAAAAGACCCCGCCTGAACTGGTTTCGGATATCATCGACCGCGGAGTCGCGTTATGCGGCGGGGGGGCGCTTCTGCGCGGGATCGACAAGCTGCTCACAAAATCCCTCGGCATTCCCGCCTATCTCGTCGATAATCCTTTGACCTGCGTCGTGCAGGGAGCCTCGAAGGCGTTTGGGATGTTGAACGTCATTCGCAGAAATTTACCGCAGGTATAG
- a CDS encoding F0F1 ATP synthase subunit alpha produces the protein MSDLIKQITSDLQKQIEGFKPEFNVSDAGVVLEAGDGIARVQGLAKVRAQELVQFANGVIGVAFNLEKENVGVIIMGDYEGITEGMSVRGLGRIASVPVGDAMIGRVVNALGEPIDGKGPIATTGYRPIERIAPGVIERQDVDTPVQTGIKSIDSMIPIGRGQRELIIGDRQTGKTAVAIDAIINQKGKGMVCIYVAIGQKKAAIARTLGTLEKFGAMEHTIIVVASADESAALQYIAPYAGTAIGEEFMETGRDALIIYDDLSKHAWAYRQVSLLLRRPPGREAYPGDVFYLHSRLLERSARLATQYVIVKDNFSGDLAEAKDGLDGKVYGGPLSKHEAEEAAKKLGDGHKIVKVKGTGGSLTSLPIIETLLGDVSAYIPTNVISITDGQIYLEGNLFNAGIRPAVNVGISVSRVGGDAQTKAMKQVAGRLRLDMAAYRELAAFALMASDLDKSTQQQLNRGQRMQEILKQPQYSPMEFEDQVMVIFAGTNGYADNVPLDKMAQWQVDLIRYLESSYPEIGKDIVAKRTITEDNRNALLKALDGFQAGWVA, from the coding sequence ATGTCAGATTTGATCAAGCAGATCACAAGCGATTTGCAGAAACAAATAGAAGGGTTTAAACCCGAATTCAACGTCAGCGATGCAGGCGTGGTGCTCGAGGCAGGCGATGGCATCGCCCGCGTGCAGGGACTGGCGAAAGTCCGCGCGCAGGAACTTGTCCAATTCGCGAACGGCGTGATCGGAGTCGCGTTCAACCTTGAGAAGGAAAATGTCGGCGTGATCATCATGGGTGATTACGAAGGCATCACCGAGGGCATGTCCGTGCGGGGATTGGGGCGCATCGCCTCCGTCCCGGTGGGGGATGCGATGATCGGGCGCGTGGTCAACGCCTTGGGCGAGCCGATCGACGGCAAGGGTCCCATAGCGACGACCGGATATCGCCCCATCGAGCGCATCGCACCGGGCGTGATCGAACGGCAGGATGTGGATACTCCGGTTCAAACCGGCATCAAATCCATCGACTCGATGATCCCCATCGGGCGCGGCCAGCGTGAATTGATCATCGGCGACAGACAGACCGGCAAGACCGCCGTCGCCATCGATGCGATCATCAATCAGAAGGGAAAGGGGATGGTTTGCATCTACGTGGCGATCGGGCAGAAGAAGGCCGCCATCGCCCGCACACTCGGCACGCTCGAAAAATTCGGCGCGATGGAACATACCATCATCGTGGTCGCTTCCGCGGATGAATCAGCCGCGCTTCAATACATCGCCCCGTATGCGGGTACAGCCATCGGCGAAGAGTTCATGGAGACGGGACGCGACGCTCTCATTATTTACGATGACCTTTCCAAACATGCCTGGGCATACCGTCAGGTATCCCTTCTATTGCGCCGCCCTCCCGGACGCGAAGCCTACCCCGGCGATGTCTTTTATCTCCACTCCCGCCTTTTGGAACGCTCCGCGCGCCTCGCCACCCAGTATGTGATCGTCAAGGACAATTTCAGCGGCGATCTCGCCGAAGCAAAGGACGGCCTGGACGGCAAAGTGTACGGCGGTCCGCTTTCCAAACATGAAGCCGAGGAAGCCGCCAAGAAACTGGGCGACGGACACAAGATCGTAAAAGTTAAAGGGACCGGCGGCTCGCTCACGTCTTTGCCCATCATCGAAACATTGCTTGGCGATGTGTCTGCCTATATCCCCACGAACGTCATCTCGATCACCGACGGACAAATCTATCTCGAAGGCAACCTGTTCAATGCCGGCATCCGCCCGGCGGTGAACGTGGGTATCTCCGTTTCGCGTGTGGGCGGCGACGCCCAAACCAAAGCCATGAAACAGGTCGCAGGTCGTTTGCGCCTTGACATGGCGGCCTATCGCGAACTCGCGGCGTTTGCGTTGATGGCATCCGACCTGGATAAATCCACCCAGCAGCAATTAAACCGCGGTCAGCGCATGCAGGAGATCCTCAAACAGCCCCAGTATTCTCCAATGGAATTCGAGGACCAGGTCATGGTCATCTTTGCAGGGACGAACGGCTATGCCGATAACGTCCCGCTCGACAAAATGGCGCAATGGCAGGTGGACCTGATCCGATACCTCGAATCCTCCTACCCCGAGATCGGCAAGGATATCGTGGCGAAGAGGACCATCACCGAAGATAACCGCAACGCTTTGCTTAAAGCCCTCGACGGTTTCCAGGCGGGATGGGTGGCATAG
- a CDS encoding isoprenylcysteine carboxylmethyltransferase family protein — MNIFLILLSLALWGVVHSILASHFAKDMVQGFLGKGGMRLYRFGYNVFSVISFALILYLLVILEDQALYKVSAPWNFIMLGGQAVSVMLLLVAVLQTDTLSFIGLRQLFEDEKPGQLVTRGMYMLVRHPLYLFSLSFLWLGPTMSVNSLVFNIGVTAYFIIGAYFEERKLLRDFGEAYSVYKRNTPFLIPGLK; from the coding sequence ATGAATATATTTCTTATCCTTCTCTCCCTCGCCCTGTGGGGTGTTGTTCATTCGATCCTTGCCTCCCACTTCGCAAAAGACATGGTTCAAGGCTTCCTCGGCAAAGGCGGGATGCGCCTTTATCGGTTCGGTTATAACGTATTTTCGGTGATTAGTTTTGCTCTGATCCTTTACCTCCTCGTCATTCTGGAGGATCAAGCGCTGTATAAAGTCTCCGCACCATGGAATTTCATCATGCTGGGCGGGCAGGCGGTTTCAGTAATGCTTCTGCTCGTAGCCGTCCTCCAAACCGACACTCTTTCGTTCATCGGTCTGCGCCAGTTGTTCGAGGATGAAAAACCAGGTCAACTCGTGACGCGGGGTATGTATATGCTGGTACGACATCCGTTATACCTGTTCAGCCTGTCCTTCCTGTGGTTGGGTCCGACCATGAGCGTCAACTCGCTGGTGTTCAACATCGGCGTGACCGCCTATTTCATCATCGGCGCGTATTTCGAGGAACGCAAACTTCTCCGGGATTTCGGAGAGGCGTACTCAGTGTACAAACGAAATACGCCCTTCCTGATTCCGGGGTTGAAGTAG
- the atpD gene encoding F0F1 ATP synthase subunit beta: protein MANANGRVVQILGGVVDVEFPDGGIPELFEAITVDRENKEPLVLEVQKHLGENWVRTVAMDSTDGLQRGVSARSTGAPITVPVGPATLGRIFNVLGNAIDKRGDVSASMYYPIHRSAPAFEEQSTRVEVFETGIKVIDLIAPFTKGGKTGIFGGAGTGKTVIIMELIRSVASVHQGNSVFAGVGERTREGTGLYREMIEYGVMKDTVMVYGQMNEPSGVRLRVALTALSMAEYFRDQGKDVLLFIDNIFRFSMSGSEVSALLGRMPSAVGYQPTLATEMGELQERITSTRTGSITSMQAVYVPADDYSDPAPVATFTHLDATIALERSIVEKGIYPAVDPLASTSRILDPNIVGEEHYRTAREVQRVLQRYKDLQDIIAILGIDELSEDDKLVVSRARKIERFFSQPFFVAERFTGISGRYVAIKDTVRGFREILDGKCDDLPEQAFMMAGTIEDVRERAEILAKA, encoded by the coding sequence ATGGCAAATGCAAACGGCCGTGTGGTACAAATCTTGGGCGGTGTCGTGGATGTCGAATTCCCGGATGGGGGGATCCCCGAACTCTTCGAAGCAATTACAGTCGACCGCGAAAACAAGGAACCGCTTGTTCTCGAAGTGCAGAAACATCTCGGCGAGAACTGGGTGCGAACCGTGGCGATGGACTCAACCGACGGCTTACAGCGCGGAGTCTCCGCTCGCTCGACAGGCGCCCCGATCACGGTCCCGGTGGGACCCGCGACCCTCGGCCGCATCTTCAATGTGCTTGGCAACGCCATCGATAAACGGGGCGATGTCAGCGCTTCGATGTATTATCCAATTCACCGCTCCGCGCCTGCGTTCGAAGAACAATCCACCCGCGTGGAAGTCTTCGAAACCGGCATCAAGGTCATCGACCTCATCGCTCCCTTTACCAAGGGCGGCAAGACCGGCATCTTCGGCGGCGCCGGAACCGGCAAGACCGTTATTATCATGGAACTCATCCGCTCGGTGGCTTCGGTTCATCAAGGCAACTCTGTGTTCGCCGGCGTGGGGGAACGCACCCGCGAAGGGACCGGCTTGTACCGCGAAATGATCGAATACGGCGTGATGAAAGATACCGTGATGGTATACGGTCAGATGAACGAGCCTTCCGGTGTGCGCCTGCGCGTTGCGCTGACCGCGCTCTCGATGGCGGAATATTTCCGCGATCAGGGCAAGGACGTGCTGCTCTTCATCGACAACATCTTCCGCTTCTCGATGTCAGGCTCCGAAGTGTCCGCGCTTCTTGGCCGTATGCCTTCCGCGGTGGGGTATCAGCCCACGCTTGCCACTGAAATGGGTGAATTGCAGGAGCGCATCACTTCGACGCGCACCGGCTCGATCACGTCCATGCAGGCGGTGTACGTGCCTGCTGACGATTACTCCGACCCCGCGCCAGTGGCGACTTTTACCCACCTGGACGCGACCATCGCGCTCGAACGCTCCATCGTTGAAAAGGGTATTTATCCCGCTGTGGACCCACTCGCCTCGACCTCCCGAATTCTTGATCCAAACATCGTTGGCGAAGAGCACTACCGGACGGCGCGTGAAGTACAGCGTGTTCTCCAGCGTTACAAGGATTTGCAGGACATCATCGCCATTCTCGGCATCGACGAACTCTCCGAAGACGACAAACTTGTCGTCTCCCGCGCCCGCAAGATCGAACGCTTCTTCTCACAGCCGTTCTTCGTGGCGGAACGCTTCACGGGTATCTCCGGTCGCTATGTCGCCATCAAGGATACTGTCCGCGGTTTCCGCGAGATCCTCGACGGTAAATGCGACGACCTGCCCGAACAGGCTTTCATGATGGCGGGCACCATCGAAGATGTGCGCGAACGCGCGGAGATCCTGGCGAAGGCTTAA
- a CDS encoding DUF853 family protein — MTDLTFYLGRLFDPKAAKLTNKDLNYDSADLTTHAVVTGMTGSGKTGLCIALLEEAALNGVPAVIIDPKGDLTNLLLHFPELLPEDFQPWIDPEVVRRANMTPEKAAEEAADAWQKGLKEWGMKQDRIMDLKNSVKFSIFTPGSNSGIPVSVLSSLDAPDLDWEENREVLRERITSTVTALLGLVGLNDLDPIRSREHILLSNIFEEHWSQGRGLELDELILQTQNPPFDKLGAFPVDTFFPPKDRTELAMTLNNILAAPAFEAWREGQSLDVQSLLFTEDGQPRHSIFYLAHLSDGERMFFTTLLLSAVETWMRTQKGSTSLRALLYMDEIYGYLPPTANPPSKQPLLRMLKQARAFGLGILLATQNPVDLDYKALSNTGTWFIGKLQTERDKNRLLDGLESLAGGISRAQMDKLISSLGKRVFVMNNVHNKEPLLFQTRWVMNFLAGPMTRNQIPALNELAGSGEEPAPRARTKPDSASKAKSTPPPVDHVQPVAVPAAASAQPKAPTPPRSNGSSSNGTSTKPNLPNGIREYYLPQNYSLPEALNAAGKTQSYGANIQGMIYRPVLLASAQVRVLDRKYGVDTEMTKTALVTDLDRRGIVRWEEFPYAGPSLDKLESGPAPSSKYGSIEALLNDTKLMTALQKDFTDWVFRNSSVTARANAALKVFAGPDVSQADFMKACADTAREARDAEIEKKTTALERKIRTLEDKLGREHRELREDEAELQNRNIESGANLLELGASVFGLTRKKSITTQFTKHRLAQNAKAEVQESQEAIAKMTKDLNDLMREREDIVREIGDKWGKVVSDISEVTINPKKTDVYVNIFGVAWMPYYVVQAGGDTVEMAAFGGE; from the coding sequence ATGACCGACCTGACCTTCTACCTCGGCCGCCTCTTCGACCCCAAAGCCGCCAAACTGACCAATAAAGACCTCAATTATGATTCCGCCGACCTGACCACCCACGCCGTAGTCACCGGCATGACCGGTTCCGGCAAAACCGGCTTGTGTATCGCGTTGCTCGAAGAAGCCGCGCTCAACGGAGTCCCTGCAGTCATCATCGATCCCAAAGGCGACCTGACCAACCTGCTTTTGCATTTTCCCGAACTCCTTCCAGAAGACTTCCAACCATGGATCGACCCCGAAGTCGTGCGCCGCGCAAACATGACGCCCGAAAAAGCCGCGGAAGAAGCCGCAGATGCCTGGCAGAAAGGTCTCAAGGAATGGGGGATGAAACAGGATCGGATCATGGACCTGAAGAACTCGGTCAAATTTTCGATCTTTACCCCCGGCTCCAACTCGGGTATTCCCGTCAGCGTTTTATCTTCGCTTGATGCACCCGACCTGGATTGGGAGGAAAACCGCGAAGTCCTGCGCGAAAGAATCACCAGCACCGTCACTGCCCTGTTGGGCTTGGTCGGCTTGAACGACCTCGATCCGATCCGCTCGCGCGAGCATATTTTGCTTTCCAATATCTTTGAAGAACATTGGAGTCAGGGTCGCGGGCTCGAACTTGACGAATTGATCCTGCAAACGCAAAACCCGCCTTTCGATAAACTCGGCGCCTTTCCTGTGGATACTTTCTTCCCGCCCAAAGACCGCACCGAACTGGCAATGACCCTCAACAATATCCTTGCCGCGCCCGCCTTCGAAGCCTGGCGCGAAGGTCAGTCTCTCGACGTGCAATCCCTGCTCTTCACCGAGGATGGTCAGCCGCGCCACAGCATTTTCTATCTCGCTCACCTTTCCGACGGCGAGCGCATGTTCTTTACCACGCTTCTTCTCTCAGCCGTCGAAACCTGGATGCGCACACAAAAAGGCTCCACATCCCTGCGAGCGCTTCTCTACATGGATGAGATCTACGGCTATCTTCCGCCCACCGCCAATCCGCCGTCCAAACAGCCGTTGTTGCGTATGTTGAAGCAAGCGCGTGCATTCGGCTTGGGCATTTTGCTAGCCACACAAAACCCGGTCGATCTCGATTACAAGGCGCTATCGAACACGGGTACATGGTTCATCGGCAAACTTCAGACAGAGCGCGATAAGAACCGTCTGCTCGACGGGCTCGAAAGTCTGGCGGGCGGCATTTCCCGCGCACAGATGGATAAACTCATCTCATCGCTGGGGAAACGCGTCTTCGTGATGAACAATGTCCATAACAAGGAGCCGCTCCTCTTCCAAACCCGCTGGGTGATGAATTTCCTTGCAGGACCGATGACCCGCAACCAGATTCCCGCGCTTAACGAACTGGCTGGCTCAGGAGAAGAACCTGCGCCTCGCGCCAGAACGAAACCTGATTCTGCTTCCAAAGCAAAATCTACGCCTCCGCCTGTGGATCACGTCCAGCCGGTCGCTGTTCCAGCAGCTGCGTCTGCCCAACCCAAAGCGCCGACTCCCCCGCGCAGCAATGGCAGTTCATCGAACGGCACTTCGACCAAACCGAATCTCCCGAACGGAATCCGCGAATACTACCTGCCGCAAAACTACAGCCTGCCCGAAGCCTTGAATGCGGCCGGCAAGACTCAATCTTATGGCGCGAACATCCAGGGTATGATCTATCGCCCTGTTCTGCTCGCTTCCGCTCAGGTCCGCGTTCTCGACCGCAAATATGGCGTGGACACGGAGATGACCAAGACCGCGCTCGTCACCGATCTTGACCGTCGCGGCATCGTGCGCTGGGAGGAATTCCCTTATGCTGGTCCATCCCTCGACAAACTCGAAAGCGGACCCGCGCCTTCCTCGAAATATGGCTCCATCGAAGCGCTCTTGAACGATACGAAGTTAATGACCGCCCTGCAAAAAGATTTCACCGACTGGGTCTTCCGAAATTCATCTGTAACCGCCCGCGCCAACGCCGCGCTAAAAGTCTTTGCCGGACCGGATGTCTCCCAGGCCGATTTCATGAAAGCCTGCGCGGATACGGCAAGGGAGGCGCGCGACGCTGAGATCGAAAAGAAAACCACCGCCCTCGAGCGGAAGATCCGAACCCTCGAAGATAAACTCGGCCGCGAACACCGCGAACTGCGCGAGGATGAGGCTGAGTTGCAAAACCGCAACATTGAATCCGGCGCGAACCTGCTGGAATTGGGCGCGAGCGTGTTCGGTCTGACAAGAAAGAAGAGCATCACCACTCAATTCACCAAGCACCGCCTTGCCCAAAACGCAAAAGCCGAAGTGCAGGAATCTCAGGAAGCCATCGCCAAAATGACCAAGGATCTCAACGACCTCATGCGCGAGCGGGAGGACATTGTGCGTGAGATCGGTGATAAGTGGGGGAAGGTCGTCAGCGATATCAGCGAGGTGACGATCAACCCGAAGAAGACCGATGTCTACGTCAACATCTTCGGCGTGGCGTGGATGCCTTATTACGTCGTTCAGGCGGGCGGCGACACTGTGGAAATGGCGGCGTTCGGTGGCGAGTAA